One stretch of Flavobacterium sp. 9 DNA includes these proteins:
- a CDS encoding glycosyltransferase family 4 protein gives MPQVILISQVPLPYSKIGSWTTLYHNYLSNNHKVDYIICEKPERLYPEIQYQLVSDTFELKIQKKISKNPYLGYFKALAKILEKEDKFIIQIVDNFGIVKPLIEFLEKNGKRKQCFLQFFYHGFPPFYENFTGRWFFENIDEMVLLTHDSYKVHKEYYTILPTKFSVLHNGIDTSKFHKISIEEKAILKTKLNITSKKVFVWCSQDRPKKGLEIILNVWKTIYTQDKDISLLIIGANRDVKIDGVSFLGKIPNDDLPQYYQIADCYLFSTLCHEGFGMSLIEALHCGCYCIASANGGVPEVLQYGKLGKLIEKPNFIEDWIEAIQEFLYQDGHNNFTIPENLYSMQNWNKTMNTIIENAKKSLS, from the coding sequence ATGCCTCAAGTAATTCTGATTTCACAAGTTCCTTTGCCCTATTCCAAAATTGGAAGCTGGACAACTTTATATCATAATTATTTAAGTAATAATCATAAAGTCGACTATATTATTTGTGAGAAACCAGAACGATTATATCCTGAAATTCAATATCAATTAGTTTCTGATACTTTCGAATTAAAAATACAAAAGAAGATTTCCAAAAATCCATATTTAGGTTATTTTAAAGCTCTTGCTAAAATTCTTGAAAAAGAAGATAAATTCATTATTCAAATTGTAGATAATTTTGGAATTGTAAAACCACTTATTGAATTTTTGGAAAAGAACGGAAAGAGAAAGCAATGTTTTCTTCAGTTTTTTTATCATGGATTTCCACCGTTTTACGAGAATTTTACCGGAAGATGGTTTTTTGAAAATATTGATGAAATGGTTTTATTAACCCACGATTCCTATAAAGTACATAAAGAGTATTATACTATTTTACCAACAAAATTTTCAGTACTACATAACGGAATTGATACTTCAAAATTTCACAAAATATCAATTGAAGAAAAGGCAATATTAAAAACCAAGCTGAATATTACCAGTAAAAAAGTATTTGTCTGGTGTTCGCAAGACCGTCCAAAAAAGGGATTAGAAATTATTCTGAATGTATGGAAAACAATCTATACTCAAGATAAAGATATTAGTTTACTAATAATTGGAGCAAATCGAGACGTAAAAATCGATGGAGTTTCTTTTTTAGGAAAGATTCCTAATGATGATTTACCTCAATATTATCAAATTGCCGATTGTTATTTGTTTTCTACTCTTTGTCACGAAGGTTTTGGAATGAGTTTAATTGAAGCCTTACATTGTGGTTGCTATTGTATCGCTTCTGCAAATGGTGGAGTTCCAGAGGTTTTGCAATACGGAAAACTTGGAAAATTAATTGAAAAACCAAATTTTATAGAAGATTGGATTGAAGCAATACAAGAATTTTTGTATCAGGATGGGCACAATAATTTTACTATTCCTGAAAATTTATATTCCATGCAAAATTGGAACAAGACTATGAATACAATAATTGAAAATGCTAAAAAGAGCTTGAGCTAA
- a CDS encoding polysaccharide deacetylase family protein — protein MLTVSNYHYIRNNFDTKYPSIFGVTPLKFKEQLLLLKNEGDIIKPKELLNDIDGILQSSENKFLITFDDGLKEQFDFAIPILDELDIQAIFFVNSMNHQEKKVSTVHKIHLLRSIISTSEFLEKIYNIDGFSFSNSEKEKAEATYIYDDKNSAVLKYILNFKLTFNQQEKIVKELFDIYFNEDEVLSSLYMSESNIKELAKINCLGSHTHSHCPLGLQTPDVIKFELENSKTFLQKLTNSNIDMVSYPYGTPETCTNEVAAFAKEEGYQIGFTTKRGKNTFTENQLLLNRFDCNDLPGGKNYR, from the coding sequence ATGTTAACAGTCAGTAATTACCACTATATCAGAAATAATTTTGATACCAAATATCCAAGTATATTTGGCGTAACTCCATTAAAATTTAAAGAGCAATTATTGTTACTTAAAAATGAAGGAGATATTATTAAACCAAAAGAATTGCTAAACGATATAGATGGAATATTGCAATCTTCGGAAAATAAGTTTTTAATTACTTTTGACGATGGATTGAAAGAGCAGTTTGATTTTGCAATCCCTATTTTAGATGAACTTGATATTCAGGCAATATTTTTTGTTAACTCAATGAATCATCAAGAAAAAAAGGTGAGTACAGTTCATAAAATTCATCTTCTAAGATCGATTATTTCTACTTCTGAATTTTTAGAGAAAATTTATAATATTGATGGTTTTAGTTTTTCCAATTCCGAAAAAGAAAAAGCTGAGGCAACATATATTTATGATGATAAAAATAGTGCCGTTCTAAAATATATTCTGAATTTTAAATTGACTTTCAATCAACAAGAAAAAATTGTTAAAGAGTTGTTTGATATCTATTTTAATGAGGATGAGGTTTTATCTTCATTATATATGTCAGAATCTAATATTAAAGAACTGGCAAAAATAAATTGTCTGGGAAGCCATACACATAGTCATTGTCCGTTAGGTTTGCAGACTCCGGATGTTATTAAATTTGAATTAGAAAATTCAAAAACATTTTTGCAAAAATTAACCAATTCAAATATAGATATGGTATCATATCCATACGGAACTCCGGAAACGTGCACAAATGAGGTTGCTGCCTTTGCAAAAGAAGAAGGATACCAAATAGGATTTACAACAAAAAGAGGGAAAAATACTTTTACAGAAAATCAATTACTATTAAATAGATTTGACTGTAATGATCTTCCCGGAGGTAAAAATTATAGATAG
- the neuC gene encoding UDP-N-acetylglucosamine 2-epimerase — protein sequence MKKILFLTGTRADFGKIKSLISILEKQEEFEVFVFVTGMHLQEEYGYTLIEIERCNFKNIHVFENYTHETTMDLTLAKTIEGLSGYCKDINPDMIVVHGDRVETLAGAIVGSLNNILVTHIEGGEISGTVDELIRHSVSKLSHIHFTSNAEAKKRLLQMGEIPESVFEIGSPDIDIMFSDQLPQLDIVKEYYQIDFDQYAIVMFHPVTTEFKHMQKYADDFVSSLLSDNHNYVVIFPNNDLGSQFIIDAYNRIKDNSRFRIFPSLRFEYFLTLLKNSQFIIGNSSAGIREAPYYGIPIINIGTRQNNRSVHADIVNVDYTFDSIKEALSIIDTHHVQISDAEYGDGNSTQLFLESLLKNDLWQLNHQKQFRDS from the coding sequence ATGAAAAAAATCCTTTTTTTAACCGGAACCCGGGCTGATTTTGGAAAAATTAAATCATTGATTTCAATTCTTGAAAAGCAAGAAGAGTTTGAAGTTTTTGTATTTGTAACAGGCATGCATTTGCAAGAGGAATATGGTTATACTTTAATTGAAATCGAACGTTGCAATTTTAAAAACATTCATGTATTCGAAAATTATACCCACGAAACCACAATGGATTTAACGCTTGCTAAAACTATTGAAGGCTTGTCAGGTTATTGTAAAGATATTAATCCGGATATGATTGTGGTTCATGGAGATCGTGTTGAAACACTTGCAGGTGCAATAGTTGGTTCCCTTAATAATATTCTTGTTACACATATAGAAGGAGGCGAAATATCCGGAACTGTAGATGAATTGATCAGACATAGCGTGAGTAAATTAAGTCATATTCATTTTACCTCAAATGCCGAAGCTAAGAAACGACTTTTGCAAATGGGCGAAATTCCCGAATCTGTTTTTGAAATTGGTTCGCCGGATATCGATATTATGTTTTCGGATCAATTACCGCAACTTGACATTGTTAAAGAATATTATCAAATTGATTTTGATCAATATGCTATTGTCATGTTTCATCCGGTTACAACCGAGTTTAAGCATATGCAAAAATATGCAGACGATTTTGTAAGTTCATTACTTAGTGATAATCATAATTATGTTGTTATTTTTCCAAATAATGATTTAGGAAGTCAGTTTATTATTGATGCTTACAATAGAATAAAAGATAATTCAAGATTTAGGATTTTTCCATCATTGCGATTTGAATATTTTCTTACGTTATTAAAAAACAGCCAATTTATAATTGGTAATAGTAGTGCAGGAATTCGCGAAGCTCCTTATTACGGAATTCCTATTATAAACATTGGTACCAGACAAAATAACCGCTCAGTTCATGCAGATATTGTAAATGTAGACTACACTTTTGATAGTATTAAAGAAGCATTGTCGATAATTGATACCCATCATGTTCAGATTTCGGATGCAGAATATGGAGATGGAAATAGTACACAATTATTTCTGGAATCACTTTTAAAAAACGATCTTTGGCAACTCAATCACCAAAAACAATTCAGAGATAGTTAG
- a CDS encoding beta-1,6-N-acetylglucosaminyltransferase, which yields MENKIKIAYLITAYHSYDHLKKLISALTDNNVFFYIHIDKNSVMPTNLDDFNNIKFIKRHKVWWAGWSHQKAILNLMAEAFKENYNYYALISGSDYPIKKNVFLYSKLNEGGEFISIKEGFPSEMKKGWVTKFYFDLFYRRKPNKPIWIKILLRIEKNISLYFPKKNFPFQKVFFGPTWWILSHSTLGYILEFLDSHPEYERFFRNSYCSEEILIPTIIGNSDIGNLKGNLTYVDWSVDPGPAYISEKHLKIFESNFVNNELGDNESFFARKFKNDSQELLQQIDTNLRS from the coding sequence ATGGAGAATAAAATTAAGATAGCTTATCTTATAACCGCTTATCACAGTTACGATCATCTTAAAAAGTTAATTTCGGCACTTACAGATAATAATGTGTTTTTCTATATACACATTGATAAAAATTCTGTAATGCCAACAAATTTGGATGATTTTAATAACATTAAGTTTATTAAAAGACATAAAGTTTGGTGGGCTGGCTGGTCACATCAAAAAGCTATACTTAATTTAATGGCAGAAGCTTTTAAAGAGAATTATAATTATTATGCTTTAATAAGCGGTAGTGATTATCCCATTAAAAAGAATGTTTTTTTATATTCAAAATTAAATGAGGGCGGCGAATTTATTAGCATAAAAGAAGGATTCCCGTCCGAGATGAAAAAAGGCTGGGTAACAAAATTTTATTTTGATTTGTTTTATAGAAGAAAACCAAATAAGCCAATTTGGATAAAAATTCTATTAAGAATAGAAAAGAATATTAGCTTATATTTTCCTAAAAAGAATTTTCCGTTTCAAAAAGTTTTTTTTGGACCAACTTGGTGGATTCTAAGTCATTCAACACTTGGCTATATATTAGAATTCTTAGATTCTCATCCAGAATATGAACGTTTTTTTAGAAATTCATATTGTTCCGAAGAGATTTTAATACCAACCATTATCGGAAATTCTGACATTGGTAATTTAAAAGGTAATTTAACTTACGTAGACTGGTCAGTTGATCCAGGTCCGGCTTATATATCTGAAAAGCATCTTAAGATATTTGAGAGCAATTTTGTAAACAATGAATTGGGAGATAATGAATCTTTTTTTGCCCGAAAATTTAAAAATGATAGTCAGGAACTTTTACAACAAATCGATACCAATCTAAGATCTTAA
- a CDS encoding cytidylyltransferase domain-containing protein: MKTIAIIPARGGSKRIPEKNIQIFDELPLLAHSIIYAQKNKTLIDEIYVSTDDVEIKKIALQFGAKVIDRPASISGDLEPTISAIKHVLESIDSSDVENVVLLQATNPLRPDNLLNEAFEIYNSKGYDSLFTVSRNHQKFGKIIEGKYQPFNYKIGQRSQDLEPLFFENGLLYITKTHLIMSDIVISENAFPLEVEHAFAKVDIDTFEDLDYARFISKAQNDKE; this comes from the coding sequence ATGAAAACAATTGCTATAATTCCGGCACGTGGAGGCTCAAAACGGATTCCTGAAAAAAACATTCAGATTTTTGATGAATTGCCTTTATTAGCGCATTCTATTATTTATGCCCAAAAGAATAAAACACTAATCGATGAAATTTATGTCTCAACAGATGACGTCGAGATAAAAAAAATTGCATTACAATTTGGTGCGAAAGTCATTGATAGACCAGCATCAATTTCAGGAGATTTAGAACCTACTATTTCGGCAATTAAACATGTTTTGGAATCTATTGATAGCAGTGATGTCGAAAATGTAGTTTTATTACAAGCCACAAATCCGTTGCGACCGGATAATTTGTTGAATGAAGCTTTTGAGATTTATAACAGTAAAGGTTATGATAGTTTGTTTACTGTTTCAAGGAATCATCAGAAATTTGGAAAAATAATAGAAGGCAAATATCAACCTTTCAATTATAAAATTGGGCAAAGAAGTCAGGATTTAGAACCACTTTTTTTTGAAAATGGATTATTATATATTACAAAAACGCACTTGATTATGAGTGATATTGTAATTTCAGAAAATGCTTTTCCACTAGAAGTAGAGCATGCTTTTGCAAAAGTTGATATTGATACTTTTGAAGATTTAGATTACGCAAGATTTATAAGCAAAGCGCAAAATGACAAAGAATAA
- a CDS encoding UDP-glycosyltransferase, whose protein sequence is MQNKKILIFLPDGIGLRNFAYSNFYNVGQNENFEVTFWNNTPFNLTELSFKEIKIESSKSNILTEVYKNARKEIELNLNIKKTNDKVYDSYRFPLPYKGIKKTLKSVAIRFLTFAYSTDSGLIKIRRKIARLEKKTLYYYQSIKTLKQENPAIVFCTNQRPLTAIAPILAARDLGIPTAAFIYSWDNLPKAMMVIETDYYFVWSDHMKQELLFYYPYIKEENIFVTGTPQFEIHFDKERLLSREDFFQQNELDLTKKYICFSGDDVTTSPDDPKYLEDAALAIQKLNDKGFNLGIIFRRCPVDFSGRYDEVLKKYPDILKAIDPLWKPFSSSWNTILPTKEDDYLLSNLAEHCEMVLNLGSSMVFDFVSHEKPCGYFRYNQKVQLDKTWDIFKCYRYVHFRSMPAKDPVFFMDDPDSISDAIEKVLKQDEEILINTKKWFEKINQHPPQLASQRIFEAMKKIIA, encoded by the coding sequence ATGCAAAATAAAAAAATACTCATCTTTCTTCCTGACGGAATTGGTCTACGTAATTTTGCTTATTCTAATTTTTATAATGTAGGTCAAAATGAAAATTTTGAAGTTACTTTTTGGAACAATACGCCTTTTAATTTGACAGAACTGTCTTTTAAAGAAATCAAAATTGAAAGTTCAAAAAGTAATATATTAACGGAAGTTTATAAAAATGCAAGGAAAGAAATTGAGCTCAATTTAAATATAAAAAAAACGAACGATAAGGTTTATGATTCTTATCGATTTCCTTTGCCATATAAAGGGATAAAGAAAACACTAAAAAGTGTCGCAATACGCTTTCTAACCTTTGCTTATTCAACAGATAGCGGACTTATTAAAATAAGGAGAAAAATAGCTCGATTAGAAAAGAAAACACTTTATTATTATCAAAGTATAAAAACTTTGAAACAAGAAAATCCGGCAATAGTTTTTTGTACTAATCAACGTCCTTTAACTGCAATTGCACCAATATTAGCAGCAAGAGATTTAGGAATTCCAACCGCTGCATTTATCTATTCATGGGATAATTTACCTAAAGCGATGATGGTAATAGAAACCGATTATTATTTTGTATGGAGTGATCATATGAAACAAGAATTGTTGTTTTATTATCCATATATCAAAGAGGAAAATATTTTTGTTACGGGCACACCTCAATTTGAAATTCATTTTGATAAAGAAAGGTTACTTTCCAGAGAAGACTTTTTCCAGCAAAATGAGCTTGATCTAACAAAAAAATACATTTGTTTTTCCGGAGATGATGTTACCACAAGTCCTGATGATCCTAAATATTTGGAAGACGCCGCGCTGGCAATTCAGAAATTGAATGATAAAGGATTTAATTTAGGAATAATTTTTCGAAGATGTCCGGTAGATTTTTCGGGACGTTATGATGAGGTTCTAAAAAAATACCCAGATATACTCAAAGCAATTGATCCATTATGGAAGCCATTTTCATCTTCTTGGAATACGATTTTACCAACAAAAGAAGATGATTATCTCTTATCTAATTTAGCAGAACATTGCGAAATGGTTTTAAATCTAGGTTCTTCTATGGTTTTTGATTTCGTTTCTCATGAAAAACCATGTGGTTATTTTCGTTACAATCAAAAAGTACAATTAGATAAAACCTGGGACATTTTTAAATGTTACAGATATGTACATTTTAGATCGATGCCCGCTAAAGATCCGGTTTTCTTTATGGACGACCCGGATTCAATTTCAGATGCAATAGAAAAAGTATTAAAACAAGATGAAGAAATTCTTATAAATACTAAGAAATGGTTTGAAAAAATTAATCAGCATCCGCCACAACTTGCTTCTCAACGTATATTTGAAGCTATGAAAAAAATAATTGCATAA
- a CDS encoding acyltransferase — translation MTKNNIYFPNLNGIRCIAALMVIISHLELNKSYFNLENHFHEVRHLGRLGVSLFFVLSGFLITYLLIKEKEVNGKIKISFFYWRRVLRIWPLYYFIVLLSLFILPKISLFHIPNLHLDFDTNSQFFLVCLLFICFLSNLLISIKIVPFATQTWSIGTEEQFYFIWPLLINKISNLKNWFLFIIVFYNVLLLLLSLSFLDGIKYIMIIRDYSASIQLDSLTIGALGAYYLHKNHHFIKRIANDVSFVLAILILMLALVYNFQVPYFNSSFYAVLFITIILNLVYNKRLLKVLEIKPFTYLGKISYGLYMYHQIMIVLCINILLKFDFVNTITLYILSIISTVIVAGLSYEFLEKPFLKMKYKWSIFNTSTNPKTVNNISI, via the coding sequence ATGACAAAGAATAATATTTATTTTCCTAATCTTAATGGTATTCGATGCATTGCTGCTTTAATGGTTATAATAAGTCATCTGGAATTAAACAAAAGTTATTTTAATTTAGAAAATCACTTTCATGAAGTAAGACATTTAGGAAGATTAGGAGTGTCCTTATTTTTCGTTTTGAGTGGTTTCTTGATTACGTATTTGTTAATAAAGGAAAAAGAAGTAAACGGCAAAATCAAGATATCTTTTTTTTACTGGCGAAGAGTACTTAGAATTTGGCCTTTATATTATTTTATAGTTTTACTTTCGTTGTTTATTCTTCCAAAAATAAGTCTCTTCCATATTCCAAATCTTCATTTAGATTTTGATACTAATTCTCAGTTTTTTTTAGTTTGTCTTTTATTTATTTGTTTTTTATCAAATCTGTTAATTAGTATTAAAATAGTTCCTTTTGCTACACAAACCTGGTCGATTGGTACAGAAGAACAGTTTTATTTTATTTGGCCACTTCTGATAAATAAAATTTCAAATCTTAAAAATTGGTTTTTATTTATAATAGTATTTTATAATGTTTTATTGCTTTTATTATCTCTTTCATTTTTAGACGGAATAAAATATATCATGATAATCCGGGATTATAGCGCTTCAATTCAATTAGATTCTTTAACAATTGGAGCATTAGGAGCCTATTATCTTCATAAGAATCACCATTTCATAAAAAGAATTGCAAACGATGTGAGTTTTGTTTTAGCAATCTTAATTTTAATGTTGGCCTTAGTATATAATTTTCAAGTGCCATATTTCAATTCTTCATTTTATGCAGTTTTGTTCATAACAATAATCCTTAATTTAGTTTACAACAAAAGGCTTTTAAAAGTTTTAGAAATTAAACCTTTTACATATTTAGGCAAAATTTCATACGGACTATATATGTATCATCAGATTATGATTGTATTGTGTATAAACATTCTTTTGAAATTTGATTTTGTAAATACAATCACACTTTATATACTTTCAATAATTAGTACAGTAATAGTTGCGGGATTATCTTATGAGTTTTTAGAAAAACCTTTTCTTAAGATGAAGTATAAATGGTCGATTTTTAATACTAGTACAAATCCAAAAACAGTTAATAATATAAGCATATAA
- a CDS encoding GNAT family N-acetyltransferase — translation MITREATIEDWDILLTFFKIIYRENHPLHQKEFWDWQYGDEKYGRSFICLNDKGEVVGHVGANFGGGLAWIINVYLNEECRGKGILGKLYELARQYYPLAATAANAAGLGLYRNMRWIRYYDLVRYVKINPNCEVKTIDNVCKEITVDVDHLIQKETHYFKQPSLKGIVLSDGSTAVSQENVGGLRVVDVNNLQKLEEEAWSLGYLWIDYITSWNDLKVKDLEKNNWVLDHESIVPWRLNPLEENYFCDITFLSELPLDNEFIVHRSYSDHGRIGSLK, via the coding sequence ATGATAACTAGAGAAGCTACAATCGAAGATTGGGATATCTTATTAACTTTTTTTAAAATTATATATAGAGAGAATCATCCTCTTCATCAAAAAGAGTTTTGGGATTGGCAATATGGAGATGAAAAATATGGACGCTCTTTTATTTGTTTAAATGACAAAGGTGAAGTAGTTGGACATGTGGGAGCTAATTTTGGTGGAGGTTTAGCATGGATTATAAATGTATATCTAAACGAAGAATGCCGAGGAAAAGGTATTTTAGGTAAATTATATGAACTGGCAAGACAATATTATCCCTTAGCGGCTACTGCAGCAAATGCAGCAGGATTAGGATTGTATAGAAATATGCGCTGGATTCGTTACTATGATTTGGTTAGATATGTAAAAATAAATCCCAATTGCGAGGTAAAAACAATTGATAACGTTTGTAAAGAGATTACAGTTGATGTTGATCATCTGATACAAAAAGAAACACATTATTTTAAGCAGCCATCCTTAAAAGGAATCGTTCTTAGTGATGGTTCTACAGCTGTTAGTCAGGAGAATGTTGGAGGATTGAGAGTTGTAGATGTTAATAATCTTCAGAAATTGGAAGAAGAAGCTTGGTCATTAGGCTATTTATGGATAGATTATATAACATCCTGGAATGATTTAAAAGTTAAAGATTTAGAGAAAAATAATTGGGTATTAGATCATGAAAGTATCGTGCCATGGAGGTTGAATCCTCTTGAGGAAAATTATTTTTGTGATATTACTTTTCTTTCAGAACTTCCTTTAGATAATGAATTTATAGTACATAGATCCTATTCTGACCACGGAAGAATAGGTAGTTTAAAATAA
- the neuB gene encoding N-acetylneuraminate synthase: MNPYIEIAGRKVGADYAPLVIAEIGINHEGSLKVAKEMVDAAQRAGVEVVKHQTHIVEDEMSGAAKKVIPGNADVSIYEIMERCSLNEADELELKNYVESKGMIFISTPFSRAAAERLKKFDIPAYKIGSGECNNYPLLEHIASFGKPVILSTGMNTIESVQKAVAIFDKYNVPVALLHTTNLYPTPIHLVRFGAMTQLHEAFPDKVFGLSDHTLNNNACLGAVALGASILERHFTDHMQRTGPDIVCSMDEKACQELIIGSAEIAQMRGGSKEPAKEEQVTIDFAFATVCTITPIKKGDVFTKENIWVKRPGTGKILAEHFNDLIGKTATRNIENDEQLTWEDIQ; encoded by the coding sequence ATGAATCCATATATTGAAATAGCAGGCCGAAAAGTTGGGGCAGATTACGCGCCTTTAGTAATTGCCGAGATAGGAATTAATCATGAAGGATCACTAAAAGTGGCTAAAGAAATGGTTGATGCAGCGCAAAGAGCAGGTGTTGAGGTAGTAAAACATCAGACACATATTGTAGAGGATGAAATGAGTGGAGCTGCAAAAAAAGTAATTCCCGGAAATGCAGATGTTTCTATTTATGAAATAATGGAGCGTTGTTCTTTAAATGAAGCTGATGAACTTGAACTTAAAAATTATGTAGAAAGTAAAGGCATGATTTTTATTTCGACACCATTTTCTCGTGCAGCAGCAGAAAGGCTTAAGAAATTTGATATTCCTGCTTATAAAATTGGTTCAGGTGAATGTAATAATTACCCTTTGCTGGAACACATTGCTTCTTTTGGAAAACCAGTTATTTTAAGTACCGGAATGAATACCATAGAAAGTGTTCAGAAAGCAGTGGCAATTTTTGATAAATACAATGTACCAGTTGCATTATTACATACCACTAATTTATATCCAACACCAATTCATTTAGTAAGATTTGGTGCGATGACGCAATTACACGAAGCATTTCCAGATAAGGTTTTTGGACTAAGCGATCATACTTTAAATAATAATGCCTGTTTAGGAGCAGTTGCTTTGGGAGCAAGTATTCTTGAACGCCATTTTACAGATCATATGCAGCGAACAGGTCCGGATATTGTATGCAGTATGGATGAAAAAGCTTGTCAGGAATTAATTATTGGTTCTGCCGAAATTGCTCAAATGCGCGGTGGATCTAAGGAACCTGCAAAGGAAGAGCAAGTTACAATCGATTTTGCTTTTGCTACAGTTTGCACAATTACTCCAATTAAAAAAGGAGATGTTTTTACAAAAGAAAACATTTGGGTAAAACGTCCGGGAACAGGTAAAATATTAGCAGAACATTTTAATGATCTAATAGGTAAAACTGCGACACGAAATATAGAGAATGACGAACAATTAACTTGGGAGGATATTCAATAA
- a CDS encoding glycosyltransferase family 2 protein, whose protein sequence is MLTILYPYRNRETERVKRSLDSLIEQTNHDFKVILVDYGSNVSSASEIKKLVSSYTFATYIYNFSELQPWSRAKAINIGLRNVTTDYVFTADVDMIFSPNFIAKLQELKNPLKAYYFKVGFLNEKESLTIKPFDNYTADFSSGVGAQGLSLFSIEQIRKINGYDEFLHFWGAEDIDIHNRLERIGVESVFYNTEILMLHQWHKSYRREETEILAKDLQLTNVVQINHHHLLFNNENEKAAVNNENWGNEFSALDFQELKQDQTQKILLNKVDVITHFLFYELANFKNGILNISFIKDDFQGSLKYKIKKLLRKKVPKYYSLKEINDMILLHIISFYHTSPYTYEVSDDLKKITFKIKK, encoded by the coding sequence ATGCTAACTATACTTTATCCTTATCGCAATAGAGAAACGGAACGCGTTAAACGTTCTTTAGATTCTTTAATCGAGCAAACCAATCATGATTTTAAAGTGATTTTGGTAGATTATGGTTCTAACGTTTCTTCGGCTTCTGAGATTAAAAAACTGGTTTCATCTTATACTTTTGCAACATATATTTACAATTTTTCAGAACTTCAGCCTTGGTCAAGAGCCAAAGCTATAAATATTGGATTAAGAAATGTTACAACAGATTATGTCTTTACAGCAGATGTGGACATGATTTTTAGCCCCAATTTTATTGCAAAGTTACAAGAGTTAAAAAATCCATTAAAAGCTTATTATTTTAAAGTTGGTTTTTTGAATGAGAAAGAATCTCTGACTATAAAACCATTTGATAATTATACTGCCGATTTTAGCAGCGGAGTTGGTGCGCAAGGATTATCGCTGTTTTCTATCGAACAAATTAGAAAAATTAACGGTTATGATGAGTTCTTGCATTTTTGGGGAGCTGAGGATATTGATATTCATAATCGATTAGAAAGGATAGGTGTAGAAAGTGTTTTTTATAATACTGAAATTTTAATGCTTCATCAATGGCATAAAAGTTATCGGAGAGAAGAAACAGAGATTCTTGCAAAAGATTTACAACTAACAAATGTGGTTCAAATAAATCATCATCATTTGTTATTCAACAATGAAAACGAAAAGGCAGCAGTAAATAATGAAAATTGGGGGAATGAATTTTCAGCATTAGATTTTCAAGAATTAAAACAAGATCAGACGCAAAAAATATTGCTTAATAAAGTAGATGTAATAACTCACTTTTTATTTTATGAATTGGCAAATTTTAAAAACGGAATTCTCAATATTAGTTTTATAAAAGATGATTTTCAAGGCTCTTTAAAATATAAAATAAAGAAATTACTGAGAAAAAAAGTTCCAAAATACTATTCTCTAAAAGAAATTAACGACATGATTTTACTTCATATAATTTCATTTTATCATACTTCTCCATACACTTATGAAGTCAGTGATGATTTAAAAAAAATTACTTTTAAAATAAAAAAATAA